From a single Natronorubrum tibetense GA33 genomic region:
- a CDS encoding RNA-guided endonuclease InsQ/TnpB family protein: MADDYVRRTAITRLEITDEQRDLLEDTISEWKRGCQIATDMAWKKCNAKSDVQPLAYDDVREQTDLGSQHAILATHQAAQAITGCIERRSKGKKVSKPTFTAPTVKYDTRTMMLFEDDTVSLSTTESRVRCQLALPDADDGYQRQYLDSDTWNVTESTLTARDGDYFLHIGFRRHKNDAERNTAEDGTVLGVDLGIENLAVTSTAYFFCGRELTHNLREFEKVRGGLQQIGTRSAHRTLEQSSGRELRYVRDVLHRASNAIVNEALRYECDVIAFEDLTDIRDCTGASWGHKWAFRTLYEQVEYKAEAMGVSVEQVGSAYTSKRCAECGFTADENRPARNDFHCVKCESKANADYNAAKNIGIRYVRRGQQSSRRTGNSQLALKSGTATPSGGFTAHLDGFEAEFMDKPHPPRANPSG; the protein is encoded by the coding sequence GTGGCAGACGACTACGTGCGTCGGACGGCAATCACTCGTCTCGAAATCACGGACGAGCAACGCGACCTTCTCGAAGATACTATCTCCGAGTGGAAGCGTGGTTGTCAAATCGCCACTGACATGGCGTGGAAAAAATGCAACGCTAAAAGCGACGTGCAACCCCTCGCCTACGATGACGTACGCGAACAAACCGACCTCGGTAGTCAGCACGCGATTCTCGCTACCCACCAAGCCGCCCAAGCCATCACCGGCTGTATCGAACGTCGGTCCAAAGGCAAGAAGGTGAGCAAGCCAACATTCACTGCACCCACAGTGAAGTACGACACCCGGACCATGATGTTGTTTGAGGACGATACCGTGTCGCTCTCCACAACAGAGAGCAGAGTCCGATGTCAGCTCGCTCTCCCCGACGCCGACGATGGCTACCAACGGCAGTATCTCGATTCAGACACATGGAACGTCACGGAAAGTACGCTCACCGCCCGTGACGGTGACTACTTCCTGCATATCGGCTTCCGCCGACACAAGAACGATGCTGAGAGGAACACCGCCGAGGACGGAACGGTCCTCGGGGTTGACCTTGGTATCGAAAACCTCGCTGTCACCAGCACCGCCTACTTCTTTTGCGGACGGGAGCTAACCCACAACCTCCGTGAGTTTGAGAAAGTGCGTGGTGGACTCCAACAGATCGGGACGCGAAGCGCCCACCGAACGCTCGAACAGTCGAGTGGCCGGGAACTCCGGTACGTCCGGGACGTGCTACACCGGGCGTCGAATGCAATTGTGAACGAAGCACTTCGGTATGAGTGCGACGTGATCGCATTCGAGGACCTGACAGACATCCGCGATTGCACAGGCGCATCGTGGGGACACAAATGGGCGTTCAGAACGCTGTACGAACAGGTGGAGTACAAGGCCGAAGCGATGGGCGTTTCGGTGGAGCAAGTTGGTTCAGCGTACACGTCGAAACGGTGCGCCGAGTGTGGGTTCACAGCAGACGAGAATCGTCCAGCACGAAACGACTTCCACTGTGTGAAGTGCGAGTCGAAGGCGAACGCAGATTACAACGCAGCGAAAAATATCGGAATACGGTATGTCCGTCGAGGCCAACAGTCGTCTCGGCGGACGGGCAACAGTCAGCTTGCCCTGAAGTCTGGAACGGCGACGCCAAGTGGCGGGTTCACCGCCCACCTGGATGGGTTCGAGGCCGAGTTCATGGACAAGCCCCACCCTCCACGAGCGAACCCGTCAGGGTGA
- a CDS encoding pentapeptide repeat-containing protein: MATPTNPTRRNLTKTNPTRRNPTKTNLTRRNLTKTNLTRRNLTKTNLTKTNLTKTNLTKTNLTKTNLTRRNLTTTNPTKMSQTMTTRNPAAATKPRANASTANSTPAGRVTVTGTPTRFGRTTRVRRRSRSRGHRMPTSIST, from the coding sequence GTGGCGACCCCGACGAACCCGACGAGGAGGAACCTGACGAAGACGAACCCGACGAGGAGGAACCCGACGAAGACGAACCTGACGAGGAGGAACCTGACGAAGACGAACCTGACGAGGAGGAACCTGACGAAGACGAACCTGACGAAGACGAACCTGACGAAGACGAACCTGACGAAGACGAACCTGACGAAGACGAACCTGACGAGGAGGAACCTAACGACGACCAACCCGACGAAGATGAGCCAGACGATGACGACGAGGAACCCAGCTGCGGCAACGAAACCGCGAGCGAACGCTTCGACGGCGAACTCGACGCCGGCTGGACGGGTGACAGTGACCGGTACACCTACTCGCTTCGGACGGACGACCCGTGTTCGGCGACGCTCACGCTCGAGGGGCCATCGGATGCCGACTTCGATCTCTACGTGA
- a CDS encoding NYN domain-containing protein — MIDRVRARLARLAEPDPELETEPTVGLLVDGPNVLRDEFDVDLNDLRDVARDLGHVGVIRLYLDEHATPGLIQAAEARGFEVIITSGDVDVKLAVDATALCSEGTIDRLAIASRDTDFKPALEYAGTVGIETIAVAPGSHGRSDALQNAADEAITLGT; from the coding sequence ATGATCGACCGCGTTCGCGCCCGTCTCGCTCGCCTCGCGGAACCCGACCCCGAACTCGAGACCGAGCCGACGGTGGGGCTGCTCGTCGACGGGCCGAACGTCCTGCGCGACGAGTTCGACGTCGACCTGAACGATCTTCGTGACGTCGCCCGCGATCTCGGCCACGTCGGCGTTATTCGCCTCTATCTCGACGAACACGCCACGCCGGGTCTCATTCAGGCCGCCGAGGCGCGGGGATTCGAGGTGATCATCACCAGCGGCGACGTCGACGTCAAACTCGCCGTCGACGCGACCGCGCTGTGCAGCGAGGGGACCATCGACCGGCTGGCGATCGCCTCCCGCGATACGGATTTCAAACCTGCCCTCGAGTACGCGGGGACCGTCGGCATCGAGACGATCGCCGTCGCACCGGGGTCACACGGCCGCTCGGACGCGTTGCAGAACGCGGCCGACGAGGCGATTACGCTCGGTACCTGA
- a CDS encoding TatD family hydrolase, whose protein sequence is MIDDETPVLDNHLHLDPDNHRGIDAVRDFAHMGGTHLLVVNKPSWHLGVEAEAGEDFRAVFERTIDIVAEADKELEGRAWPVLGIHPGLISRLVDDRGFSPEDARDLMQAGIDVAAEYVEAGDALALKSGRPHYDVEDAVWNASNDVMCRAFERAADLECAVQLHTEASEEMTEVAEWAEEAGLPRHNVVKHYAGGRLEGPIPSVMCEKDALETAAERGEPFLMETDYIDDPDRPGAVLGPKTVPRRVRWLLENGHADAVRNAHVETPDLVYGIDTEGTL, encoded by the coding sequence ATGATCGACGACGAGACGCCGGTGCTGGATAACCACCTCCACCTCGATCCGGACAACCACCGCGGCATCGACGCCGTCCGGGACTTCGCCCACATGGGTGGCACGCACTTGCTCGTGGTGAACAAGCCCTCCTGGCACCTCGGTGTCGAGGCCGAGGCCGGTGAGGATTTCCGGGCCGTCTTCGAGCGAACGATCGATATCGTCGCCGAGGCCGACAAGGAACTCGAGGGGCGAGCCTGGCCCGTACTGGGCATCCATCCCGGCCTGATCTCGCGGCTGGTCGATGACCGCGGGTTCAGCCCCGAGGACGCGCGCGACCTGATGCAAGCCGGAATCGACGTCGCGGCCGAGTACGTCGAGGCCGGCGACGCGCTGGCGCTGAAGTCCGGCCGTCCACACTACGACGTCGAGGATGCCGTCTGGAACGCCTCGAACGATGTCATGTGCCGCGCGTTCGAGCGCGCCGCCGACCTCGAGTGTGCCGTCCAACTCCACACCGAAGCCAGCGAGGAGATGACCGAGGTGGCGGAGTGGGCCGAGGAGGCGGGACTCCCGCGACACAACGTCGTCAAACACTACGCAGGCGGCCGACTCGAGGGACCGATTCCGAGCGTGATGTGTGAAAAAGACGCCCTCGAGACGGCCGCCGAACGGGGCGAGCCGTTCCTGATGGAGACCGACTATATCGACGACCCGGACCGGCCCGGAGCCGTCCTGGGACCGAAGACGGTCCCGCGACGCGTGCGGTGGTTGCTCGAGAACGGTCACGCGGATGCGGTTCGAAACGCACACGTCGAGACGCCGGATCTCGTCTACGGAATCGACACGGAAGGGACCCTCTAA
- a CDS encoding DUF2150 family protein produces MSNPPTEFYSEERWQNWIGRIKDEEIDPEDEDSARLLLNLQDDTAIAIAKIVAAYDDGDLEQEEALEEINEVREIVLSEVDIEDEEKLILVDGVQTSLVCVFFAAEEYIAGGPPEEGSVGDYLGAAADAEADEELDAALGYAAQAGTLIIDGEALDMGVAEDLEYGLVTEWINGLDSLQSAMSDPEVVEEDE; encoded by the coding sequence ATGAGCAATCCCCCGACCGAGTTCTACTCGGAGGAACGCTGGCAGAACTGGATCGGCCGAATCAAAGACGAAGAGATCGATCCGGAAGACGAAGACTCGGCGCGACTCCTGTTGAACCTGCAGGACGACACGGCGATCGCGATCGCAAAGATCGTCGCCGCCTACGACGACGGGGATCTCGAACAGGAGGAAGCGCTCGAGGAGATCAACGAGGTCCGCGAGATCGTCCTCAGCGAGGTCGATATCGAAGACGAGGAGAAACTGATCCTCGTCGACGGCGTCCAGACGAGTCTCGTCTGCGTCTTCTTCGCCGCCGAGGAGTACATCGCCGGCGGCCCACCGGAAGAGGGCAGCGTGGGCGACTATCTCGGCGCCGCGGCCGACGCCGAGGCCGACGAGGAACTCGACGCCGCGCTCGGCTACGCTGCACAGGCCGGGACTCTCATTATCGACGGCGAAGCGCTGGATATGGGCGTCGCGGAGGACCTCGAGTACGGACTCGTCACCGAGTGGATCAACGGACTCGACAGCCTCCAGAGCGCGATGAGCGACCCGGAAGTCGTCGAAGAAGACGAGTAG
- a CDS encoding phosphoadenosine phosphosulfate reductase family protein has translation MTANFPKYVDIDYEDGEGEDPEDYPHVQDRIEKAIEVTRKGLEEYENPAVMWTGGKDSTLTLYFIKEVAERFDLEVPPAVFIDHYQHFDEIHDFVDHWADEWDLEVYYARNEDIGDIVEEQGLTPGDEIAIEDLSEHNQHHVREILEYEEDEFPFLLDTYVGNHLLKTVALNDALEEYDIDGVISGVRWDEQEARADETFFSPRHDPDIYPPHDRIQPILQFDEAAVWEAFWNFVVPDTVENFPDDGYVPQSDDDLPEGVEQEDIPISPKYFAGFRSLGSEISTEKSEEEPAWLQDLDGTTERAGRAQDKEDLMERLRDLGYM, from the coding sequence ATGACGGCAAACTTCCCCAAATACGTCGACATCGACTATGAGGATGGTGAGGGTGAAGATCCCGAGGATTATCCACACGTTCAGGATCGAATCGAGAAGGCAATCGAGGTCACCCGAAAGGGCCTCGAGGAGTACGAGAACCCGGCCGTGATGTGGACCGGCGGCAAGGACTCGACGCTCACGCTGTACTTCATCAAAGAGGTCGCCGAGCGCTTCGACCTCGAGGTACCGCCCGCGGTCTTCATCGACCACTACCAGCACTTCGACGAGATCCACGACTTCGTCGACCACTGGGCCGACGAGTGGGATCTCGAGGTCTACTACGCACGCAACGAAGACATCGGCGACATCGTCGAGGAACAGGGGCTGACCCCCGGCGACGAGATCGCAATCGAGGATCTCTCCGAACACAACCAACACCACGTTCGGGAGATCCTCGAGTACGAGGAAGACGAGTTCCCGTTCCTGCTTGACACCTACGTCGGGAATCACTTGCTGAAGACGGTCGCGCTCAACGACGCGCTCGAGGAGTACGACATCGACGGCGTCATCTCCGGCGTTCGCTGGGACGAACAAGAGGCCCGCGCCGACGAGACGTTCTTCTCGCCGCGTCACGACCCCGACATCTACCCGCCCCACGACCGCATCCAGCCAATTCTGCAGTTCGACGAAGCCGCGGTGTGGGAAGCGTTCTGGAACTTCGTGGTTCCGGACACGGTCGAGAACTTCCCGGACGACGGCTACGTCCCACAGAGCGACGACGACCTCCCCGAAGGCGTCGAGCAAGAAGACATCCCGATTTCACCGAAGTACTTCGCCGGCTTCCGTTCGCTCGGCAGCGAGATCTCGACGGAAAAGAGCGAAGAGGAGCCTGCCTGGCTGCAGGACCTCGACGGAACGACCGAACGCGCTGGCCGCGCCCAGGACAAAGAGGACCTGATGGAGCGCCTGCGCGATCTCGGCTACATGTGA
- a CDS encoding DUF7333 family protein — MEFNEVTTAVAFVAVIAIGVGGMIASDMMVTETILMMVAPSMVVFGAIMLALGVKFGEYRATN, encoded by the coding sequence ATGGAGTTCAACGAAGTAACGACAGCAGTCGCGTTCGTCGCCGTGATCGCCATCGGCGTCGGCGGGATGATCGCCTCGGACATGATGGTGACCGAAACGATCCTGATGATGGTCGCGCCGTCGATGGTCGTCTTCGGCGCGATTATGCTGGCACTCGGGGTCAAATTCGGCGAGTACCGCGCGACGAACTGA
- a CDS encoding aldo/keto reductase, with product MGTEDAETVAPGTCPTANGMPMLGLGTWQNDDPEQCAESVRTALETGYRHIDTAQIYDNEEAVGDGIARADVDREDVFLATKIWASNLAPDDVLETARESIDRLGVDHVDLLYVHWPARAYEGEETLSAFSELYDEGLVENVGISNFLPEQVADAVDSCDAPILANQVELHPMLPQPELREACENAGVEVVAYSPIARGAVFDQPEIQAVAEKHDVSEAQVSLAWLREKGVTAIPKATGEEHIRDNWASLTLELDREDVERIDSIDETNREVDPDFAPWN from the coding sequence ATGGGAACAGAAGACGCCGAAACCGTCGCGCCGGGAACGTGTCCAACCGCGAACGGGATGCCGATGCTCGGACTCGGCACCTGGCAGAACGACGATCCGGAACAGTGCGCCGAGAGCGTCCGGACGGCCCTCGAGACGGGCTATCGCCACATCGACACCGCGCAGATCTACGACAACGAGGAAGCCGTCGGCGACGGGATCGCACGAGCCGATGTCGACCGCGAGGACGTCTTCCTCGCGACTAAAATTTGGGCCTCGAACCTCGCACCCGACGACGTCCTCGAGACGGCCCGTGAGAGCATCGATCGACTCGGCGTCGACCACGTCGACCTGCTGTACGTTCACTGGCCGGCCCGAGCGTACGAAGGCGAGGAGACGCTCTCGGCGTTCTCGGAGCTGTACGACGAGGGACTCGTCGAGAACGTCGGCATCAGTAACTTCCTGCCCGAACAGGTCGCCGACGCCGTCGACAGCTGCGACGCGCCGATTCTGGCGAACCAGGTCGAACTGCACCCGATGCTCCCGCAACCGGAGCTTCGGGAAGCCTGCGAGAACGCCGGCGTCGAGGTCGTCGCCTACTCCCCCATCGCTCGGGGTGCGGTGTTCGATCAGCCCGAGATTCAGGCGGTCGCCGAGAAACACGACGTCAGCGAGGCGCAGGTCAGTCTGGCCTGGCTGCGCGAGAAGGGCGTGACGGCGATTCCGAAGGCCACGGGCGAGGAACACATTCGCGACAACTGGGCGTCGCTGACGCTCGAGTTGGATCGCGAAGATGTCGAACGAATCGACAGTATTGACGAGACGAACCGCGAGGTCGATCCCGACTTCGCGCCGTGGAACTGA